Within the Opitutaceae bacterium TAV5 genome, the region CATTTTCCGGCAAACCCGCGAAAGAAGCCGCTCCTCTGCGCCGGTCACCGCCGGTTTCAAAACCTCGCATCCTGACAGGATTAACGCAGACGGGTGCAAATCGGAGGCATCAGCCCGTAAAAGAATCTCCTCCACTCCGCGCTTGCGTTGAAACCGGTTTGAAATTGTTTCAGAAACAGCATGGCCACGATTTACGACATTGCGAAAGCCGCCGACGTCTCGCCCGCCACCGTTTCCCGGGTCATCAACGGCCGCGCCGGCGTGAAGGAGGAAACCGTCGCCCGCATCCGCAAGGCGATGGAGACCTCCGCCTTCCAGCCCCGCTGGAAAGCCATCGACCGCAACCGCCTCCTCGTCCTCGTGCCCGAACATCGCGGCGCCCTCGACAGCGGCTACACCTCGCGCATCCTCAGCGGCATCTGCGACACCGCCTTCGCCTCCGGTTTCGGCCTGCAACTGCGCCCCTTTGTCCCGCAAATCCGCAACAACCGCGACCTGAAACAGATGGTCATGAACGAGGGCGTCGCCGGCATCCTCATCGTCACGATGTTCCAGGGCTACTCGCTCGCCGAGAAGCTCAGCCTCGCGCAGATCCCGCACGCCATCGTCGGCTACAAGACGCAGGACGACGGCGTCTCGCAAATCCTGCTCGACGACCGCGACGCCGGCCTCAACGCCACCCGTTACCTCCTTTCGCTCCGGCACCGGCACATCACGATGGTCTCCTTCAAGCATGCCGACCACGGCCACCGGCAACGCTACGCCGGCTATGCCGAGGCCCTGAAGGAAACTCGCCGGAGCGATCTCGCTCCCGCCCAGTGTATCGAGATGGACACGACCACGATCGAGGAAGGCCGCAGCGCCGCCCGCCGCCTGCTCTCGCTCCCCGAGCGCCCCACCGCCGTGATCGTGACCAACGAGGACCTCGCGGTCGGCTTCCAGCTTGAAGCCCGCGAGATGGGGTTGAGCATCCCCGACGATCTCTCGATCGTGGCGTTCGAGGAGACGGAAAAAACGGCTTTTCTCGACACGCCCATGACGGCGATGCGCATCCCCGCGCACACGATGGGCACCGAAGCCGCAAAAATGCTTTTCTCGATGCTCAACAGCGAGGAAAGCACCGCACGACGCCCCGCCATCCAGGCTGCCGCCAGCTGCCAGACCGTGACGCTTCCCCTCTCCCTCATCGTCCGCCGCTCGACTGCCCCGGCGCCGTAGCCTGCCCGCCGGTTTCAAAATCCGCCACTCGATGACGCCCCTGCAGAGGCTCCGGACGGTCAAGCGGGGCGGTCGAAAACATCAGGGGAATTCAGCAAGGAACACAGATGAGGCAGCTCGCGGACGGGTGCCTCCAGCCGCTGTTCGAACACTGCCCATGCCTCATCACTCAACGCAAAAGTCCGGTGTTCCGCGATGTCCTCACGGGCGCGCGTGATGGCCGCCCGGAGAATGTAGTCGGTCAAATTAGCCGCGCCGGAAAGTTCCGCCGCCATTTGAAGAAACGACTTCGTCCCGGGTGAGGCTTTCAAGTGAATCTGTGCTAATGCTGTAGCCATGAGCAAATATGTTTGGTTACACAAAAGCTACACCCACATATCTTCGCGTCAACCCTCCACACGTGTTCGCCCGGTAGCATAACCAACGTCTCCAAGCTCTGAATTTTCCCCGGGGTATTCCTCAAACTGCCCGTCAGAGATACCGGTATCACTCCCGATTTCTTTTTCCTCTCAAAAAATCTGTTGACATAATGAAACAGTTTCTATTTGGTTCCATCCGTCCTCGATTTCCCGTCCTGTTTTTCTCGCCCCTCCCTGCCTCATCCCTTTTGCCACCCGTTATTCTTTTCCTTCCCGTCAATGATCGCCACGCCACCGCCACCCCTTTCCTCCCCGACCGCCGCCCGCAACGGACACCAACCCGCCCCGCCACTGCCCGGCCTGCGGAGCACCGGCCGTTCCGGCTCGCAACGCATTTTCCAGAAGCATCCCCTCAATCCGCTGCTCACGCCTGCCGATTTCCCCGGTGGCCGCGTCATGTACGCTTTCAACCCCGGCGCGATCAAAGTTGGCGACGAGTACCTTATGATCGTCGATGCCGCCACGCTCGCGCAACCCGTGGTTTTCTGGCTCGCGCGCAGCCGCGACGGCATCCAGTGGACCGTCGATCCCGAACCGCTCGACTGGCCCGCGCCCGACCACACGCATGCCGAGGATTGCGTTTACGATCCGCGCATCACGCCCGAACCCGGCAACCCCGGCAGTTATCTCCTCATGTACGCCAGCAGCAGCGAAGCCACCGGCTGCCGCCTCGGTCTCGTGCGCACCCGCGATTTCAAAAAATTCGAGCGCATCGGCATTGTCAGCGAGCAGGGCAACCGCAACGGCGTGCTTTTCCCCGAAAAGATCAACGGCCTCTATGCCCGCCTCGACCGCCCCTTCGGCGACCCCAACGACACCTGCGGCATCTGGCTCAGCTACTCGCCCGATCTCATTTACTGGGGACGCACCGAACCCGTCATGAGCGCGCGCCCCGGCCTCTGGGACAGTCTCAAGGTCGGCGCCGGCTGCGTCCCCATCCGCACCGGCAAGGGCTGGCTCGAAATCTATCATGGTGTCACGAATACAGGCGCCGGCCTCATCTACCGCCTCGGCGTGTGTTTGCTCGATCTGCAAAACCCGGCAAAGGTCATCGCTCGTGGCGAGGACGCCGTCCTCTGGCCCGAGCACGACTACGAACTCACCGGCCGTGTCGGCAACGTAACCTTCACCTGTAACGCCATCGTTGAAGAACCCGACACCGACAGCGACCAAACCGTCCGCATCTACTACGGTGCAGCCGACACCTGCATCGGCCTCGCCGAGGCAAAACTCGGCGACCTCATCGACGCCTGCTTCACCAAAAATCCGATACGCCTCCAGCTGGTGAAACAGTAAATCCTCTCCCGTGCCCCCACCCGACACCGCTGCTTCCGGAGCTTCGCCGGATGCCACCCCCCCCCTGAACCAACCCGAAAACCTCCATCCATGCCATGAAAACTTCCGTCGTCAG harbors:
- a CDS encoding transcriptional regulator — translated: MATIYDIAKAADVSPATVSRVINGRAGVKEETVARIRKAMETSAFQPRWKAIDRNRLLVLVPEHRGALDSGYTSRILSGICDTAFASGFGLQLRPFVPQIRNNRDLKQMVMNEGVAGILIVTMFQGYSLAEKLSLAQIPHAIVGYKTQDDGVSQILLDDRDAGLNATRYLLSLRHRHITMVSFKHADHGHRQRYAGYAEALKETRRSDLAPAQCIEMDTTTIEEGRSAARRLLSLPERPTAVIVTNEDLAVGFQLEAREMGLSIPDDLSIVAFEETEKTAFLDTPMTAMRIPAHTMGTEAAKMLFSMLNSEESTARRPAIQAAASCQTVTLPLSLIVRRSTAPAP
- a CDS encoding glycosidase, with product MIATPPPPLSSPTAARNGHQPAPPLPGLRSTGRSGSQRIFQKHPLNPLLTPADFPGGRVMYAFNPGAIKVGDEYLMIVDAATLAQPVVFWLARSRDGIQWTVDPEPLDWPAPDHTHAEDCVYDPRITPEPGNPGSYLLMYASSSEATGCRLGLVRTRDFKKFERIGIVSEQGNRNGVLFPEKINGLYARLDRPFGDPNDTCGIWLSYSPDLIYWGRTEPVMSARPGLWDSLKVGAGCVPIRTGKGWLEIYHGVTNTGAGLIYRLGVCLLDLQNPAKVIARGEDAVLWPEHDYELTGRVGNVTFTCNAIVEEPDTDSDQTVRIYYGAADTCIGLAEAKLGDLIDACFTKNPIRLQLVKQ